From candidate division KSB1 bacterium, a single genomic window includes:
- the recA gene encoding recombinase RecA yields MSDDNSEKLKALELAMTQIDRQFGKGSIMRLGDEKIADIEAIPTGSISLDAALGIGGFPRGRVVEIFGPESSGKTTLALHAIAEAQKRGGLGAFIDAEHALDAKYSKNLGVDTENLLISQPDTGEQALEIAETLIRSGALDIVVIDSVAALVPKAEIEGEMGDAQMGLQARLMSQAMRKLAGIISKSKTCMIFINQLREKIGVMFGNPETTTGGRALKFYASVRIDIRRIASIKDGETIIGNRTKVKVVKNKVAPPFRIAEFDIMYGTGISREGDLIDLSVDHDIIQKSGTWFSYGEERLGQGRENVKKYLIENQDLLKKINKQVREALGLIKKPETPAEAPKAAEKKEASENQQAVAN; encoded by the coding sequence ATGAGCGATGACAATAGTGAAAAACTGAAAGCCCTTGAACTGGCAATGACGCAAATCGACCGACAGTTTGGCAAAGGCTCGATTATGCGTCTCGGGGATGAAAAAATCGCGGACATTGAAGCTATTCCAACTGGTTCTATCTCCCTGGATGCCGCTTTGGGAATCGGTGGATTCCCCCGGGGCAGAGTTGTTGAAATTTTTGGTCCGGAGTCGTCCGGGAAAACAACATTGGCATTACACGCAATTGCAGAAGCACAGAAGCGCGGCGGGCTGGGGGCATTCATAGATGCCGAACACGCTTTGGATGCAAAGTACTCTAAAAATTTAGGCGTGGATACTGAGAATCTCCTCATTTCTCAACCCGACACCGGAGAGCAGGCTTTAGAAATCGCTGAGACTCTAATCCGCAGCGGCGCTTTGGATATCGTGGTGATCGACTCTGTTGCCGCATTGGTGCCAAAGGCCGAAATCGAAGGAGAAATGGGCGACGCGCAAATGGGATTGCAGGCGCGCTTGATGTCGCAGGCTATGCGCAAATTGGCCGGCATTATCAGTAAATCAAAAACCTGCATGATTTTTATTAACCAACTTCGCGAAAAAATCGGCGTTATGTTCGGCAACCCGGAAACAACCACCGGCGGCCGGGCGCTGAAATTTTACGCCTCCGTTCGCATCGATATTCGGCGCATTGCATCGATCAAAGATGGGGAGACTATTATCGGCAACCGGACAAAAGTGAAAGTGGTCAAAAATAAAGTCGCGCCGCCTTTCCGGATAGCTGAATTTGATATTATGTACGGCACCGGTATTTCCCGTGAGGGAGATTTGATCGACTTGTCCGTCGATCACGACATCATTCAAAAGAGCGGTACCTGGTTTTCTTATGGAGAGGAACGTTTGGGACAAGGCCGTGAAAATGTTAAAAAATATCTGATCGAAAATCAAGATCTACTGAAGAAAATCAACAAACAGGTGCGCGAAGCTTTGGGGCTAATCAAGAAACCGGAGACGCCGGCCGAAGCGCCAAAAGCAGCCGAGAAAAAAGAAGCGTCTGAAAATCAGCAAGCGGTTGCTAATTAA